One genomic window of Corynebacterium pseudotuberculosis includes the following:
- the trxB gene encoding thioredoxin-disulfide reductase, whose product MSEAPNATTVHDVAIIGSGPAGYTAALYAARAELKPIVFEGIEFGGSLMTTTEVENFPGFPEGIMGPDLMDNMRSQAERFGADLRMELVTKVELEGEIKKIWVDDQEFHARSVILATGSAPRYIGAEGEQTLLGRGVSACATCDGFFFRDHDIAVIGGGDSAMEEATFLTKFAKSVTIVHRREEFRASAIMLERAKNNDKIKFLTNNTVSKVLGENTVSGLELTDTATGETSILDVTAMFVAIGHDPRSDLFRGVVDTNDAGYVRVEEPSTRTNVPGVFAVGDLVDAHYQQAITAAGSGCRGAIDAENYLAALDA is encoded by the coding sequence ATGTCCGAAGCACCCAACGCGACCACAGTGCACGACGTAGCCATCATCGGTTCTGGCCCAGCCGGCTATACAGCAGCACTCTATGCGGCTCGCGCTGAGCTCAAGCCCATTGTTTTCGAGGGAATCGAATTCGGTGGTTCTCTGATGACCACCACAGAGGTAGAAAACTTCCCTGGTTTTCCAGAAGGCATCATGGGGCCAGACCTCATGGACAACATGCGCTCCCAAGCCGAGCGTTTTGGGGCAGATCTCCGAATGGAGTTGGTAACCAAGGTAGAGCTTGAAGGGGAGATCAAGAAGATCTGGGTCGACGACCAAGAGTTCCACGCTCGTTCCGTCATCTTGGCCACAGGTTCTGCGCCTCGCTATATCGGTGCAGAAGGCGAACAAACCCTTCTTGGTCGGGGCGTCTCTGCATGTGCCACATGTGATGGATTCTTCTTCCGCGATCATGACATCGCTGTCATCGGCGGCGGCGATTCTGCCATGGAAGAGGCAACATTCCTCACCAAGTTTGCTAAATCTGTGACCATCGTTCACCGTCGCGAAGAATTCCGTGCCTCTGCCATCATGTTGGAGCGAGCAAAAAATAACGACAAGATCAAATTCCTCACCAACAATACCGTATCCAAGGTATTGGGGGAGAACACTGTAAGCGGGCTGGAGCTCACAGACACTGCCACAGGAGAAACCTCTATTCTCGATGTCACGGCAATGTTCGTAGCCATCGGCCATGATCCTCGCTCTGATTTATTCCGCGGAGTAGTGGATACCAATGATGCTGGCTATGTTCGGGTAGAAGAGCCTTCCACTCGCACCAATGTTCCTGGTGTCTTTGCCGTAGGAGATCTTGTCGACGCTCACTACCAGCAGGCAATCACCGCCGCGGGGTCCGGTTGTCGGGGAGCTATAGACGCCGAGAATTATCTCGCAGCCCTCGATGCCTAA
- the trxA gene encoding thioredoxin, whose product MNAPIALTEATFKTTVIDSDKPVLVDFWAEWCGPCKKLGPIIDEIAAEMGDEVVVGKVDVDAERNLGAMFQIMSIPTVLIFKDGQKVAEFVGVRPKSEIVAKLRSHQ is encoded by the coding sequence ATGAATGCACCTATCGCTTTGACCGAGGCCACTTTTAAAACAACCGTCATTGACTCTGATAAGCCAGTTCTCGTCGATTTTTGGGCAGAATGGTGTGGACCATGCAAAAAGCTTGGCCCGATCATTGATGAGATCGCTGCTGAGATGGGCGACGAAGTCGTAGTGGGCAAAGTCGACGTCGATGCCGAGCGAAATCTAGGCGCAATGTTCCAAATTATGTCGATTCCTACCGTCCTTATTTTCAAAGATGGCCAGAAAGTCGCCGAATTTGTTGGAGTTCGCCCCAAATCAGAGATCGTGGCAAAACTGCGTTCACACCAGTAG
- a CDS encoding N-acetylmuramoyl-L-alanine amidase: MSDILRVGDHSPRVAEVRTALTRLGLVPDSDKEIKQSKGQTFTDPETYFDEDLAEVIKGMQQARGIIASGEINEVTLRALREASYKLGARVLSFEPNNIFVGDDVVQLQTQLQELGFYTDRVDGRFGENTYKALLSYQVNYGLKSDGVCGPETIRAFGRLGRRITGGSPQALRERERVRDAGPMLAGKRVVIDPSLGGNSRGQVVQGPYGEITEEEILWDLATRVEGRMIAAGMETIISRPRQDNPSHLERADIANAFDADVMICLQCDQYQNDKANGVATFYFGSEAGTSSLTGEMLSGFIQREISARTDLVNCGNHGRTWDLLRITAMPTIEVVLGYLTNPHDVTILTDPKHRDAIAEAIVVAVKRLYLLDDDDQPTGTYKFAEMLEQGML; encoded by the coding sequence GTGTCTGACATCTTGCGAGTAGGTGACCACAGCCCGCGCGTCGCTGAAGTCAGAACAGCACTGACACGCCTTGGTCTTGTGCCGGACTCTGATAAAGAAATCAAGCAGTCTAAGGGGCAAACGTTCACTGACCCAGAGACTTACTTTGACGAGGACCTCGCCGAAGTAATTAAGGGGATGCAACAGGCTCGGGGCATCATCGCTAGCGGTGAAATCAATGAGGTCACACTCCGTGCCCTCCGCGAGGCATCCTATAAGCTCGGTGCCCGAGTTCTTAGCTTTGAGCCGAATAATATCTTTGTTGGCGACGACGTAGTGCAGTTGCAAACGCAGCTTCAAGAGCTCGGTTTTTATACCGATCGCGTCGATGGCAGATTTGGTGAAAACACATACAAGGCGTTGCTCAGTTATCAGGTCAATTATGGACTGAAGAGCGATGGTGTCTGCGGCCCTGAGACAATCCGTGCGTTTGGACGTCTTGGACGCAGAATCACCGGCGGTTCGCCTCAAGCGCTTCGTGAGCGCGAGCGTGTCCGCGATGCCGGCCCTATGCTCGCCGGTAAACGCGTAGTTATCGACCCCTCTTTGGGCGGTAACTCACGTGGACAAGTGGTTCAGGGACCTTATGGGGAGATCACTGAAGAAGAAATTCTATGGGATCTTGCTACTCGGGTAGAGGGACGCATGATCGCTGCCGGGATGGAGACCATTATTTCCAGGCCTAGGCAGGATAATCCTTCACACCTTGAGCGTGCAGATATAGCCAATGCTTTTGACGCTGACGTCATGATTTGTTTGCAATGCGACCAATATCAAAATGATAAAGCAAACGGCGTTGCCACTTTTTATTTCGGTTCTGAGGCCGGAACCAGCTCCCTTACCGGCGAGATGCTGAGTGGATTCATCCAGCGAGAGATCAGCGCTCGCACTGATCTGGTCAACTGCGGTAACCACGGCAGGACCTGGGATCTGCTCCGTATCACTGCCATGCCCACCATCGAAGTGGTCTTGGGTTATCTCACTAATCCCCACGACGTCACCATTTTGACTGATCCTAAGCATAGAGACGCGATCGCAGAAGCAATCGTGGTGGCCGTCAAGCGCTTATATCTCCTCGATGATGATGATCAGCCCACAGGCACGTACAAGTTCGCAGAGATGCTAGAACAGGGCATGCTCTAA
- a CDS encoding ParB/RepB/Spo0J family partition protein: MAQETRKGGLGRGIGALITGSPAPGQRIGASAADVVFGGAAEKKKQSHSPRDAKGARISPIIAQAVEKQSAGSRGADQQLEEFGATYREIPIGLIIPNEKNPRSVFDEEDLAELVHSIREFGLLQPIVVREAADDRYEIIMGERRWRASSKAGLKTIPAIVRKTDDSEMLRDALLENIHRVQLNPLEEAAAYQQLLQEFGVTQNELADKLGRSRPVITNMIRLLALPVAVQRKVAAGVLSAGHARALLGVKGGEAPQVALADRIVAEGLSVRATEEAVTLMNRGEKPAPKKREKAPTPEFLTNAANRLADGLDTKVSVSMGKRKGKIVVEFGGREDFDRIMGLLGGNSEG, from the coding sequence ATGGCACAGGAAACTCGTAAAGGTGGTCTCGGTAGAGGAATTGGCGCGCTGATAACCGGTAGTCCCGCACCGGGACAGCGAATCGGCGCCTCTGCGGCAGACGTGGTTTTTGGTGGTGCGGCCGAGAAAAAGAAACAATCGCATTCCCCACGCGATGCCAAAGGCGCTCGCATTAGCCCTATCATTGCGCAAGCCGTGGAAAAACAGTCTGCAGGCTCGCGGGGAGCAGACCAGCAACTTGAGGAATTCGGCGCTACCTACCGGGAGATTCCCATTGGATTAATTATTCCCAATGAGAAAAACCCTCGTAGCGTTTTTGATGAGGAAGACCTTGCCGAGCTGGTTCATTCCATCCGCGAGTTTGGACTACTCCAGCCCATCGTGGTCCGTGAGGCTGCCGATGATCGCTATGAGATCATCATGGGTGAGCGTCGTTGGCGTGCGTCCTCCAAAGCTGGTCTGAAGACTATTCCCGCAATCGTCCGTAAAACCGACGACTCGGAGATGCTGCGCGATGCTCTCTTGGAGAACATTCATCGTGTTCAGCTTAACCCCTTGGAAGAAGCAGCTGCCTATCAGCAGCTACTGCAGGAATTTGGCGTTACTCAGAATGAACTAGCGGATAAACTTGGTCGCTCCCGTCCAGTAATCACCAATATGATTCGCTTGCTCGCCCTTCCAGTAGCAGTGCAACGCAAAGTAGCGGCCGGTGTGCTTTCCGCTGGACACGCTCGGGCGCTCCTGGGTGTAAAAGGCGGTGAAGCGCCTCAGGTTGCTCTGGCCGACCGTATCGTCGCTGAGGGGCTTTCTGTTCGAGCAACAGAAGAAGCCGTCACGTTGATGAACCGTGGTGAAAAACCAGCACCAAAGAAGCGGGAAAAGGCTCCAACTCCTGAGTTCCTTACCAACGCTGCAAACCGTCTTGCAGACGGGCTAGACACCAAAGTGTCTGTGAGCATGGGAAAGCGTAAAGGAAAAATTGTTGTGGAGTTTGGTGGTCGTGAAGATTTTGACCGCATTATGGGACTGCTTGGCGGAAACAGCGAAGGATAA
- a CDS encoding ParA family protein, with amino-acid sequence MDDQNWEDTPIAAAARRAAQVLTPNSLHLPRPDSSRRLTVANQKGGVGKTTSSVNLAAGLAINGLKVLVIDLDPQGNASTALGVDHRAGTLSSYELLIGECAVEDALQETTASENLFCIPATIDLAGAEIELVNLVRREYRLSDALNTEYMQQAEFDYIFIDCPPSLGLLTINAMTAVDEVLIPIQCEYYALEGVGQLLNNITMIRQYLNPNLHISSILLTMYDGRTKLAEQVMDEVRGHFGDVVLGTKIPRSVKVSEAPGYGQTVLAYDPGSRGALAYLDAARELATRGDYVPSESSGPIGMSPEVLREQQEQNQSDGEADHADETSKE; translated from the coding sequence ATGGACGACCAGAACTGGGAAGATACACCGATTGCTGCTGCGGCACGCCGCGCGGCTCAGGTGTTGACACCGAATAGCCTGCACCTGCCCCGTCCAGATAGCTCTCGCAGGTTGACTGTAGCTAACCAAAAAGGTGGCGTGGGAAAGACCACCTCTTCAGTTAACCTCGCAGCGGGGCTTGCGATTAATGGTCTAAAAGTTCTTGTTATTGATCTTGATCCACAGGGAAATGCTTCCACTGCTCTAGGGGTTGACCACCGTGCTGGAACTTTGTCGAGCTATGAATTGCTCATTGGTGAATGCGCGGTAGAAGACGCGCTGCAAGAGACAACAGCCTCTGAGAACCTCTTCTGTATTCCTGCAACCATCGATTTAGCTGGTGCTGAAATTGAGCTTGTTAATCTAGTCCGGCGGGAATATCGACTAAGCGATGCCCTCAATACGGAGTATATGCAGCAGGCGGAATTCGATTACATCTTTATCGATTGTCCCCCCTCGCTTGGCTTACTCACCATCAACGCGATGACCGCCGTTGATGAAGTGCTTATCCCCATTCAGTGTGAATACTATGCTCTGGAGGGCGTAGGACAGCTGCTAAACAACATTACGATGATCCGGCAGTATCTCAACCCCAATCTGCATATCTCCTCAATTCTCCTAACCATGTATGACGGTCGGACAAAGCTGGCAGAACAAGTTATGGATGAGGTGCGTGGACACTTTGGCGACGTAGTATTGGGAACCAAGATTCCACGCTCTGTGAAGGTCTCAGAAGCGCCAGGCTATGGGCAAACTGTTTTGGCTTATGACCCGGGTTCTCGGGGTGCTCTCGCCTACCTTGACGCAGCACGAGAGCTGGCTACCCGTGGCGACTATGTGCCGTCGGAAAGCTCAGGCCCAATCGGCATGTCGCCCGAAGTATTACGTGAACAACAAGAGCAAAACCAGAGTGACGGCGAAGCCGACCACGCGGATGAGACCTCGAAGGAGTAA
- the rsmG gene encoding 16S rRNA (guanine(527)-N(7))-methyltransferase RsmG, whose amino-acid sequence MKHEENNGTEHGLELTPPPEIAAEIFGSLLDKAVEYHRLLATDGSTRGFIGPREIPKLWDRHILNCAVIGEAMDSNARVADIGSGAGLPGIPLALARPDLEITLIEPLLKRSVFLGEVKDSLGLDNVTIMRGRAEEKVIRNELGLVDVVTSRAVAPLGKLAGWSLPLVRLGGKMIAMKGSSVKEELARDEKMIFKAGGGKIKIFTVGDQLEDPTTLISIRKVR is encoded by the coding sequence GTGAAACATGAGGAAAATAACGGCACCGAGCATGGGCTTGAGCTGACCCCTCCTCCGGAGATAGCCGCAGAAATTTTCGGATCTCTGCTGGATAAAGCGGTGGAATACCATCGTTTATTGGCTACCGATGGCTCTACACGTGGATTTATCGGTCCCCGCGAAATCCCTAAACTATGGGATCGTCACATACTTAATTGTGCAGTTATAGGCGAAGCGATGGACTCCAATGCTCGCGTTGCGGATATTGGTTCCGGTGCTGGTTTGCCAGGCATCCCTCTCGCACTTGCTCGCCCCGATCTGGAGATAACCCTCATAGAGCCGTTACTCAAACGCTCTGTTTTTCTGGGGGAAGTGAAGGATTCTCTGGGTCTAGATAACGTGACCATAATGAGGGGACGCGCAGAGGAAAAAGTGATTCGAAACGAGCTAGGGCTTGTTGACGTAGTGACCTCACGTGCAGTGGCTCCGCTAGGAAAACTTGCGGGCTGGTCGCTTCCCCTAGTTCGTCTTGGAGGGAAAATGATCGCTATGAAAGGATCCTCTGTAAAAGAAGAGCTTGCCCGTGATGAAAAAATGATTTTTAAAGCTGGCGGCGGGAAAATCAAGATTTTTACGGTGGGTGATCAACTTGAAGACCCAACTACGCTGATTTCTATCCGAAAAGTTCGCTAA